One genomic window of Solanum dulcamara chromosome 12, daSolDulc1.2, whole genome shotgun sequence includes the following:
- the LOC129877625 gene encoding uncharacterized protein LOC129877625, translating into MENPAKSVRQLEPWRKLAGKVVMVTGASSGIGRDFCLDLSKAGCRIIAAARRIERLKSLCDDINGISSNGSTKSSQELRAVAIELDVSANGSAIEAAVQKAWDAFGCIDALVNNAGIRGSVHSPLDLSEEEWENTFKTNLRGAWLVTKYVCINMRAANQGGSVINISSIAGLNRGQLPGGLAYASSKEALNSITKVMALELGAYKIRVNSISPGLFKSEITEGLIQKNWLQNIELRTIPLRTHGTSNPALTSVVRYLIDDSSEYVSGNIFIVDAGATLPGVPIFSSL; encoded by the exons atggaGAATCCTGCTAAATCCGTGCGCCAGCTGGAGCCATGGCGGAAACTCGCCGGAAAAGTTGTGATGGTCACCGGAGCTTCATCGGGAATCGGCCGAGATTTCTGCTTGGATTTATCAAAAGCTGGTTGTAGAATCATCGCCGCCGCTCGTCGAATCGAACGATTGAAATCTCTATGTGATGATATCAACGGAATCAGCTCGAATGGATCGACGAAGTCGAGTCAGGAACTGCGAGCCGTAGCGATTGAGCTTGACGTTAGCGCGAATGGTTCCGCCATTGAAGCCGCCGTACAGAAAGCTTGGGACGCCTTTGGTTGTATCGACGCTTTGGTTAATAACGCCGGTATTCGAG GCAGTGTGCATTCTCCACTGGATTTATCAGAGGAGGAATGGGAAAATACCTTCAAAACGAACCTAAGAGGGGCATGGCTGGTGACCAAATACGTTTGTATAAATATGCGCGCTGCCAATCAAGGAGGATCTGTTATTAATATCTCTTCTATCGCTGGTCTTAATCGTGGCCAATTACCAGGCGGTCTTGCTTATGCCTCTTCAAAGGAAGCTCTCAACAGCATTACAAAG GTGATGGCCCTCGAATTGGGAGCATACAAGATCAGAGTGAACTCAATATCACCAGGACTATTCAAATCTGAGATAACAGAGGGTCTTATACAAAAAAACTGGCTTCAAAATATTGAATTGAGAACCATTCCTTTGAGAACACATGGAACATCAAATCCTGCTTTGACTTCAGTAGTGCGTTATTTAATCGACGATTCCTCAGAATATGTTTCAGGTAACATTTTCATAGTAGATGCTGGAGCTACTTTACCAGGGGTCCCAATTTTCTCATCCCTCTAG